The Rhodococcus rhodochrous DNA window GTCGCTGCGCTCGGCGAGGACCGCGGTGACCTGTTCGGCGTGCGCGAGGAGCGCCCGCAGGGATTCGTCCCGCGACGCGACGGTCTCGGACAGTCGCCGCACACCGTCGAGCGCCGCGCCGACGTCGTCGGGCGTCTCGCGCAGGGTGTCGGACAGTACTTCCATCGACTCGCGCAGTTGCTCGGTGTCGATCGCAGCGGCGGTATCGGTGAGATCGCCGAGGGCGTCGGTCAACTGGTAGGGCGCGAGGGTGCGGTCGAGGTCGATGGTGGCGCCGTCCTCGAGTCGTCCCGGACCGGCGGGGCGCACGCGCAGGTTGCGTGCCCCGAGCGCGGTGGCGGTGGCGATCTCGACGGTGGTGTCGGTTCCGAGGACGACCGCCCGGTCGACGGTGAACGTGACGGCCACGGCGTCGTGGTCGATGTCGATGTCGGTCACCCGCCCGGCGTCCTTGCCCGCGACCTGCACGGTGTCGCCGGTGTTCAGGCCACCGGCGTCGACGAATCTCGCCCGGTAGGTCGTGCCGCCGTCGAGGAACGGCAGGGAGCGGATGTTCAGGGCGCCGAGCACGAGCACGACGAGCACGATCGTGCCGACGACGCCGACACGCACGGGATTCATCTCGCGGAACTGGGTCATGCCGGAGCGCACCTGCCCGTCGTCTGCCCGAACAGCGGTGAGGTGACCTTGTTGCCGGACAGGTCGTTGATCTCGATGAGCATGCCGCACAGGTAGTAGTTGAAGAATCCGCCGTAGGCGCCGAGTCGCGTGAGGGCCTTGTAGGCGTCGGGCAGTTCGGTCGTCAGTTGTTCGACGGTGTCGCTGCGCGAGTCGACCTGCGCGGCGACGTTGCCTGTTTCGCGGATCGTGCCGGCGAGTGAGGTGCGGGACTGCGCGAGCAGATCGGTGAGCGACCCGCCGATCGCATCGATGTGGGTGACGGCGTCGCCGACCAGCGTGGCGTCCTGTGCGAGTCGCGCGGCCACCTCGTGGGCGCGCACCAGTGCGGTGTCGAAGGTGTCGCGGTGCGCGGCGAGATTCGCGAGGACCGAGTCGAGGTTCGTGATCACCTGCCCGACGAGGACGTCGCGGTCGGCGATGTGCGAGGTGAGCGAAGCCGCTTGGGCGAGGACGGATTCGACGGTGCCGCCCTGGCCCTGCAGCACGGTGATGAGATCGGCCGACAACCGGTTGACCTGTTCGGGTTCGAGCGCGCGGAACAACGGTGTGAAGCTGCCGATGAGCACGTCCAGATCGAGTGCCGGCCGGGTCCGGTCGGTGCCGATCGTCTCGTCGGCCGCCATGGGTGTGGGATCGCCGGCACCGTCGGACAATTCGAGGTACCGGTCGCCGACGAGGTTGAGATAACGCACGGTGGCGATGCTCGCGCGGGTCGGGGTGTACGACGAGTCGACCTCGAAGGCCACGTCGATGCGGTTGTTCTCGGCGAACTCCACGGCGGTGACCCTGCCGACCTCGACCCCGGAGACGCGGACGAACTGGCCCTCCTCGAGACCGGAGACGTCGTCGAAGAGCGCGTGGTAGCGCGTGTGTTCACCGAACCGGACCTGGCCGAAGACGACGAACAGTCCGGCCAGGATCAGAACCATGACGAGGGCGTAGATGCCCGCGGCGATCGCGGTGCGTGTCATCCGGCGCCTCCGGTGAGCAGTTCGAACAGCGAGTCGGGGACGAAGACCGGTGAGGTGTTGCCGGCCTCGAACGGATTGGCGCCGGTGTTCGCTACGACGTACGGGGCGGGGGTCTCGTCGACCGTCACGATGGGCAGGGGACCGCAGCGTGGCCCGCCGGTGGCCTCGACGACCGGAAGATTGCGCGGATATTCGTACGGGTCGGTGCCGAGCAGGAAGGTCGACTTCAGCATCATCGACGAGCCGTTGCCACCCGAGGCCGGTTCGGCGAGCTGCCGGGCACGGTCGGCGCCCTGCAGGAAGCAGGGGAGGACCGGCGAGTACTCCTCGAGGAGAGAAGCCGTGGGGCGCAGGAGATCGAGCACGTCGACGATCTGCTCGCTGTTCGGCTCGACCACACGGCGACCGGCGTCACCCATGCCGATCGCGGCGAGCAGGACGCGGTCGAGGTCGTCGGCGCGGTCGACGAGGGTCGTGCCGGTGACGGCGAGATTGTCGAACGACGCCACGATCCCGTCGGTGGCTCCGGCGTAGATGTCGGCGGTCGCCTCGGCGGCGGCGAGATCGCGTCGCAGTGTCTCGGTGCGCGGTTCGATCCGGGTGAGGACGGCGTCGGTGTCGACGAGCGCGCGGCCGAGCGACTCGCCCTGTCCGCGCAACGCCGACGACAGCGCACCGAGCGTGCGGTTCAGCTTCGCCGGATCGACCGCGTGCAGGACGTCGGACAACGATTCGAAGACGGTGTTCGTCTCCACGGTCACGCTCGATGCGCGCAGCACCGTGCCCTCGGCCAGTCCGACCGGGCCGGGCGACGGTGGGTCGGTGAGGGTGACGTACTTGGCGCCGAAGACCGTCGTCGCGCGGATGTCGGCGCCGGGGTCGGCGGGCAGCCGGGCGGCGGCGTCCGGATCCAGGCGCAGTTCGATCACCGCGCCGGACGGCGTCTGCTGCACCGCCGTGACGCTGCCGACGTGCACCCCGTGCGCCTTGACCATGGCGCCGTCCTCGAGCATCAGACCGGAGCGGCCGCTCTCGACGGTCACCTTCACGCCGGGCGTGAACGAGCCGCGGAAGCCGTGGTAGACGAACACGAGAACGAGCGCGGAGACGACGACGAAGCACGTCGCAGCGACCTTCGGCAACCAGGTGGGCACGCTCCTCACCCCGCCAGATGCAGCTGGCGGCTGCTGCCGTAGAGGACCAGGGAGATCAGCAGGGTCACCGTCACCACCGCAATGAGCGACATCCGCACCGCGCGACCCGTCGCGACACCGACGCCGGATGGTCCGCCCGAGGCGGTGTAGCCGTAGTAGCTGTGCACGGTCATGACGACCACGGCCATGGTGATCGCCTGCCCGAACGACCACAGCACGTCGGTCGGGCGCAGGAAGGTCGCGAAATAGTGGTCGTAGACGCCGGGCGACTGGCCGAGCACCACGACGGTCGCGATGCGGCTCGACAGGAACGACGCCAGCACCGACAGCGAGTACAGGGGCACGACGGCGATCAGGCCCGCCAGGATGCGTGTGCCGACGAGATACGGCACCGACTTGATGGCCATGACCTCGAGCGCGTCGATCTCCTCGCTGATCCGCATCGCGCCGAGTTGAGCGGTGGTCCCGGCACCGATGGTCGCGGCGAGACCGACACCGGCCGTCACAGGTGCGACGACCCGGACGTTGACGTAGGCGGACAGGAAGCCGGTGAGCGCTTCGACACCGATGTTGCCGAGTGAGGTGAAACCCTGCACGGCGACGGTCGCGCCGGCGAACAGGGTGAGGAAACCCATGATGGCGACGCTGCCGCCCACCATCGCGAGCACGCCGGTGCCGAGGCCGATCTCCGAGACCACACGCAGGGTCTCGCGCGGATAGTGCCGGGCCGCCCGCACCGTCGAGAACAACGCGCCGACGAGGAAGACGACCTGGCGTCCCAGGATGTCGATGCTGCGTGAGATCCCGTGGCCGAGGCGGCGCACCACCTGCGCAGTCCGACCGGTGGCCGCCCCCGTGATACTCATCGCCCCATCACCGCGATACCGATCGAGGTGAGCAGCATGTTGGCAAGGAACAACGCGACGAACGCGAAGACCACCGTCTCGTTGACGGCCTCGCCGACGCTCTTCGGGCCGCCGCTGACCGAGAGCCCGCGATGGCACGCGATCAGACCGGCGAGCAGACCGAAGACCGCCGCCTTGATCTCCGAGAGCAGCAGCTCACCGGGACCGACGAGCAGCGTGACCCCCGCGGCGTAGGCGCCGGGATCGACGTTCTGGAGTGTCACCGAGAAGAAGAACCCGCCGATCAGACCGATCGCGCACACCGCCCCGTTGAGCGTGACCGCGACGGCGGTCGACGCCAGTGCGCGCGGCAACACGAGCCGGGCGGCGGGGTCGATGCCGAGCACCTCGAGCGCGGCGATCTCGTCGCGGATGGTGCGGGAGCCGAGGTCGGCGGCGATCGCGGTGGCGCCGGCCCCGGCGACCACCAGCACCGTCACGAGCGGGCCGATCTGCGTGATGGCGCCGAGCCCGGCACCCGCTCCGCTCAGGTCGCCGGCACCGATCTCGAGCAGCAGCGAATTGAGCGTGAACACGACGAGGACGGTGAACGGGACGGACATCAGGATCGTGGGCACGAGCGACACCCGGGCGATGAACCAGAACTGGGTGAGGAATTCGCGCCATTGGAAGCGGGAGCGGAACAGGGCGGTGAACGCGTCGAGGGACAGCGCATAGAAACCGCCCAGTGCGTGTGCGGTCGCGCGTGGCACCGATCCCATGAATCCTCGCTTCTTCCACGGTCGCATCGACGAAACCGCGTCCCGACCTCTCGGGTGCGCCGAACATACCCCAGGGTATGTAGAGCGGCAAGGGATCGATCCCGGGTCTCGGGACGACGCTATCGCGCAGAAGTGCCGACGGAGGCGGGTTCGAGAAGGTGCACCAGTTCGTCTGACAACAGCCGGAATTCGGAATCGCCACGTTCCCGAAGCCACACCGGATCGCTACAGGACCAGCGTTCGGCGGCCAGGGAACGGGTCAGGACCTTGAAGGTCGCGGTACGGGGGAACTCGCTGCAGACACGGATCAGACCGGGCATCTGCTTGGGGCCGAGATCGGTCTGCGCATCGAGGAAACGCGCGAACGCGACCGGATCGAAGTCGGAGCCCGCCGCAGGGATCACCGCGGCCATCACCCGGTCGCCGACGTTGCGGTCGGGCACCCCGTACACCGCAACCTGAGCGAAACCCTCGTACCGCATCAGGATGCGCTCGATGGGTGCCGCACCGAGATTCTCCCCGTCCACCCGGAGCCAGCCCGAGCTGCGTCCGGCGAAGTAGACGAAGCCGTTCGCGTCCCGGTAGGCGAGGTCGCCGCTGTGATAGCGCCCGTCGCGGAGGCGTTCGGCGTCGGCCTCGGGGTTGTTGTAGTAGCCGTCGAACAGACCGGCACCGCGCACGTTGACGAGCTCGCCCGTCGCGGCGTCGGCGTTGGTGATCCTGCCGTTCGCGTCGAACACCGCCGGAGGGCAGCGTCGCCCCGTCTCGGGATCGAGGATCTCGATGCCCTCGGGAAGCCGGCCGAGGGCGCCGGCCGGGGCGTCGGGTGCCGACGCGATCGCGATGCCGCCCTCGGTCGAGCCGAATCCGTCGACCACCCGTGCGCCGAAGCGCCG harbors:
- a CDS encoding MCE family protein; the protein is MPTWLPKVAATCFVVVSALVLVFVYHGFRGSFTPGVKVTVESGRSGLMLEDGAMVKAHGVHVGSVTAVQQTPSGAVIELRLDPDAAARLPADPGADIRATTVFGAKYVTLTDPPSPGPVGLAEGTVLRASSVTVETNTVFESLSDVLHAVDPAKLNRTLGALSSALRGQGESLGRALVDTDAVLTRIEPRTETLRRDLAAAEATADIYAGATDGIVASFDNLAVTGTTLVDRADDLDRVLLAAIGMGDAGRRVVEPNSEQIVDVLDLLRPTASLLEEYSPVLPCFLQGADRARQLAEPASGGNGSSMMLKSTFLLGTDPYEYPRNLPVVEATGGPRCGPLPIVTVDETPAPYVVANTGANPFEAGNTSPVFVPDSLFELLTGGAG
- a CDS encoding MlaE family ABC transporter permease, with the protein product MTGAATGRTAQVVRRLGHGISRSIDILGRQVVFLVGALFSTVRAARHYPRETLRVVSEIGLGTGVLAMVGGSVAIMGFLTLFAGATVAVQGFTSLGNIGVEALTGFLSAYVNVRVVAPVTAGVGLAATIGAGTTAQLGAMRISEEIDALEVMAIKSVPYLVGTRILAGLIAVVPLYSLSVLASFLSSRIATVVVLGQSPGVYDHYFATFLRPTDVLWSFGQAITMAVVVMTVHSYYGYTASGGPSGVGVATGRAVRMSLIAVVTVTLLISLVLYGSSRQLHLAG
- a CDS encoding MlaE family ABC transporter permease, whose amino-acid sequence is MGSVPRATAHALGGFYALSLDAFTALFRSRFQWREFLTQFWFIARVSLVPTILMSVPFTVLVVFTLNSLLLEIGAGDLSGAGAGLGAITQIGPLVTVLVVAGAGATAIAADLGSRTIRDEIAALEVLGIDPAARLVLPRALASTAVAVTLNGAVCAIGLIGGFFFSVTLQNVDPGAYAAGVTLLVGPGELLLSEIKAAVFGLLAGLIACHRGLSVSGGPKSVGEAVNETVVFAFVALFLANMLLTSIGIAVMGR
- a CDS encoding MCE family protein; its protein translation is MTQFREMNPVRVGVVGTIVLVVLVLGALNIRSLPFLDGGTTYRARFVDAGGLNTGDTVQVAGKDAGRVTDIDIDHDAVAVTFTVDRAVVLGTDTTVEIATATALGARNLRVRPAGPGRLEDGATIDLDRTLAPYQLTDALGDLTDTAAAIDTEQLRESMEVLSDTLRETPDDVGAALDGVRRLSETVASRDESLRALLAHAEQVTAVLAERSDAIDALIVDADRILGELHRRRAALDTLFANVDALSVQISNLVADNEAQLEPTLGKLNAVLGILERNRDNIALAIERLGPYATELGEAVASGPFFNSYIQNLLPMQIIEPALTAALEKAGITPPGGTP
- a CDS encoding MCE family protein, with the protein product MTRTAIAAGIYALVMVLILAGLFVVFGQVRFGEHTRYHALFDDVSGLEEGQFVRVSGVEVGRVTAVEFAENNRIDVAFEVDSSYTPTRASIATVRYLNLVGDRYLELSDGAGDPTPMAADETIGTDRTRPALDLDVLIGSFTPLFRALEPEQVNRLSADLITVLQGQGGTVESVLAQAASLTSHIADRDVLVGQVITNLDSVLANLAAHRDTFDTALVRAHEVAARLAQDATLVGDAVTHIDAIGGSLTDLLAQSRTSLAGTIRETGNVAAQVDSRSDTVEQLTTELPDAYKALTRLGAYGGFFNYYLCGMLIEINDLSGNKVTSPLFGQTTGRCAPA